The Cystobacter fuscus DSM 2262 sequence CGCGGCTGCGCCAGACGGCGCGCTCCACGGACGTGGTGGCCCGCCACGGCGGTGAGGAGTTCGCGATGATCCTCCCCGAGACGGACCTGGAGCAGGGGTTGCTCGCCGCCGAGCGCTTCCGGGCCGCGGTGGAGGGCGCCGTGGTGAAGGGCGCCAGGGGCGGCAGCCGCGCGTTGACGATCAGCGCCGGGGTGGGCTGCTACCCCGCGCACGCCTCGTCCGTCACCGAGCTCATCGAGCTCATCGACGCGGCGCTCTACAAGGCCAAGCGCCAGGGCCGCAACCGCGTGTGCGCCGTCTCCAACGTCCCCGAGGCCCCGGTGGTGGCCGCTGCTCCGCCGTCGGCTCCGCCTCCCAATCCCCTGGAGCGGCTGCGCCGGCTGGTGGCCGAGGACCTGGAGGGCCCCCTGTCGGCCACGCGCACGGCTGCTCGCATGCTGCACGAGGCCAGTGCTCCCGGTGATGCCCTGCACATCCTCACCGCCCAGCTGCGCCAGTCTTCCGACGACGTCCGCAAGGAACTGCTCGCGGTCATGGACGAGCTGTCCCGCAACATCCTCGAGTCCAGGCGTGACTCTCACTAGTCTTTCGGGCATACGCTTGGAGCTTCAACCTCTATTCCAGGAGAACCCGAATGCGGTCCAGGCTGCTGATCTCCCTCTGCACGTTCATGCTCACCACCGGTTGCGTCACCCAGGGCAAGTACGACCTGGCGATGCAGAACGCGCGGACGCTCGATGAACAACTCCAGGCGGAGAAGGCGGGGCGCACGGCGGCCGAGCAGAAGGTGGGGCAGCTGGAGGAGCAGGTGAAGGGGCTGGAGGCGGAGAAGGAGGCGTTGAACACGCGCCTGAACACCGCCGAGGCCGGGCTGTCGGCGGGCACGGCCGAGCGCCGGGCGCTGGAGCAGAAGAACGCGGAGCTGACGGCGCTCAACCAGGAGCTGGCGCGCTCGACGAAGAAGCTCGCCGAGGCCAAGGAGGCGCTGGAGAAGAAGAGCGCCGAGTACGAGAACCTCTCCAAGAGCCTGGAGCAGGAGATCGCCGAGGGCAAGGTGGAGCTGTCCGAGCTCAAGGGCCGGATGACGGTGAACCTCAAGGACAAGATCCTCTTCGCCTCGGGCTCGGCGCGGGTGGGCAAGGAGGGGGAGGCGGCGCTGAAGAAGGTGGCCGAGGCGCTCAAGGGCGTGCAGGGGAAGATCATCCGGGTGGAGGGGCACACGGATGACGTGCCCACGGATCCCAAGGGGCCGTTCCCCACGAACTGGGAGCTGAGCCTGGCGCGGGCGATGGCGGTGGTGCGGGCGCTGCAGGACTCGGGCGTGGATCCGACCCGGCTGTCCGCCGCGGGCTACGGGCCCTACCAGCCCATCGCCGCCAACAACTCGCCGGAGAACCGCAGCCTCAACCGGCGCATCGAGATCGTCCTCGCGCCGGGCGAGCAGGCCGCCGCGGCGCGCTAGGACGCCTCACCTGTCCGCGCGGGCCCGTCCGGCTCCGAAGACGGAGTAGAGGACGGGCAGCACGAGCAGGGTGAGCACGGTGGAGGACAGGAGGCCGCCGATGACGACGGTGGCCAGGGGGCGCTGCACCTCCGCGCCCACCCCCGTGTTGAGCGCCATGGGCAGGAAGCCGATGGCGGCCACGGCGGCCGTCATCAGCACCGGCCGCAGGCGTGACAGGGCCGCTTCGCGCAGGGCCTCTGCGAGTGGCAGGCCCCGCTCGAGCAACTGGCGCACGCGGCTGACGAGCACCATGTCCCCGAGCACCGACACGCCCGAGAGGGCGATGAAGCCCACGGCCGCGGAGATGGAGAAGGGCAGTCCTCGCACGAGCAGCGCCAGGACACCTCCCACCCAGGCG is a genomic window containing:
- a CDS encoding OmpA/MotB family protein; amino-acid sequence: MRSRLLISLCTFMLTTGCVTQGKYDLAMQNARTLDEQLQAEKAGRTAAEQKVGQLEEQVKGLEAEKEALNTRLNTAEAGLSAGTAERRALEQKNAELTALNQELARSTKKLAEAKEALEKKSAEYENLSKSLEQEIAEGKVELSELKGRMTVNLKDKILFASGSARVGKEGEAALKKVAEALKGVQGKIIRVEGHTDDVPTDPKGPFPTNWELSLARAMAVVRALQDSGVDPTRLSAAGYGPYQPIAANNSPENRSLNRRIEIVLAPGEQAAAAR